One window of Blastocatellia bacterium genomic DNA carries:
- a CDS encoding PmoA family protein — MLRWHVACGRTLGLLVMLAMGCVSASTRTPPVQAGVQVVPNEAARRVDVFVDGKPFTAYIWPETIKKPVLFPLRTAQGATVTRGYPLEPRTGERIDHPHQVGVWFNYGDVNGLDFWNNSEAIKPAERQKYGTIRHLRIKRVASGKDRGELEVETEWLTPDGRALLREETTFVFHAGPNLRAIDRITRLTALAERVVFHDNKEGVLGIRVARQLEQPSNQPEVYTDASGKATAVAKMDNTGVTGRYQSSEGKTGDAVWGTRGKWAMLAGRIGAEDVTLAILDHPRNPGYPTYWHARGYGLFAANPLGQEVFSNGKEKLNFTLEPRQSATFRYRLLILSGKTNADNLESRYRSFIGEVQ; from the coding sequence ATGCTCAGATGGCACGTGGCCTGTGGGCGCACGCTCGGCTTGCTCGTGATGCTGGCGATGGGATGTGTAAGCGCAAGCACGCGGACGCCGCCGGTTCAAGCGGGCGTGCAGGTCGTCCCAAACGAAGCGGCGCGGCGCGTTGACGTGTTCGTAGACGGCAAGCCGTTCACCGCTTACATCTGGCCGGAGACGATCAAGAAGCCTGTGTTGTTTCCGCTACGGACGGCGCAGGGCGCCACGGTCACGCGCGGCTACCCGCTTGAGCCGCGCACGGGCGAGCGCATTGACCACCCGCATCAGGTCGGCGTCTGGTTCAACTATGGCGATGTCAACGGGCTCGACTTCTGGAATAACTCGGAGGCCATCAAGCCCGCCGAGCGCCAAAAGTACGGCACCATCCGCCACCTGCGCATCAAGCGCGTCGCGAGCGGCAAAGATCGCGGCGAGCTTGAAGTCGAGACCGAGTGGCTGACGCCCGATGGCCGCGCCTTACTGCGCGAAGAGACGACGTTTGTCTTTCACGCCGGGCCGAACCTGCGCGCCATAGATCGCATCACGCGGTTGACGGCGCTTGCGGAGCGCGTCGTCTTTCACGATAACAAAGAAGGCGTGCTGGGCATTCGCGTCGCCCGTCAATTAGAGCAGCCATCGAATCAGCCGGAGGTTTACACCGACGCCAGCGGCAAGGCGACCGCGGTGGCGAAGATGGATAACACAGGCGTCACGGGCCGCTACCAGAGCAGCGAAGGCAAGACGGGCGATGCGGTGTGGGGAACGCGCGGCAAGTGGGCGATGCTTGCGGGGCGGATCGGTGCGGAAGACGTGACGCTTGCGATACTCGATCACCCGCGCAATCCCGGCTACCCGACCTACTGGCACGCGCGCGGCTACGGACTGTTTGCCGCCAACCCGCTCGGCCAGGAAGTCTTCAGCAACGGCAAAGAGAAGTTGAACTTCACGCTGGAGCCGCGACAGTCGGCGACCTTTCGCTATCGCCTCTTGATCCTGTCGGGCAAGACCAACGCCGACAACCTGGAATCGCGCTACCGCAGCTTCATCGGCGAAGTGCAATGA
- a CDS encoding Gfo/Idh/MocA family oxidoreductase: MTTNDHSRRTFIKTTAAGAAGLAIGSRAASYARILGANDRIRVAFVGPGDRARDALIPAFLSLAGELNFEPVAVCDLWNKRREEGAAFVSQRADKLKAPMSGEQLAKARNTEELYAMKNIDAVIIATADFQHAVHCMEAVRAGKDVYVEKPFANTMTDARNALKLVTGSKQIVQVGTQRRSTPSYMRANDFIRSGKFGDIVMAEMTWNVNQPGRWRRPQLVPMLKEQDTDWKRFLINRPSEAFDARKYLEFRLFWPYSSGIPDQWMVHQIDTVHWFTGYNHPTSVVANGGIYLWRDGRKNFDTMTAVFDYGDAARGGKGFQVTYSSRQTNSAGGTKEIYFSNGGSLNLDTNKVGPEGGLEEGYAKAMGKEAYQLPKMSLVDSTEKAETGANTGVDTATLAHMRNWMECIRSRKQPNADIHAAYNHSVALCMTIAALQTGKRVTFDEAKQEIVTN, translated from the coding sequence ATGACAACGAATGACCACTCACGAAGGACGTTCATCAAGACCACGGCGGCGGGCGCGGCGGGGCTGGCCATCGGCTCGCGCGCGGCGAGCTATGCGAGGATTCTCGGAGCCAATGACCGCATCCGCGTCGCCTTTGTCGGGCCCGGCGACCGCGCCCGCGACGCGCTGATCCCGGCTTTTCTCAGCCTCGCCGGCGAGTTGAATTTCGAGCCGGTCGCCGTCTGCGATCTCTGGAACAAGCGGCGCGAAGAGGGCGCCGCCTTCGTTTCGCAAAGGGCGGATAAGTTGAAAGCGCCGATGAGCGGCGAGCAACTGGCCAAGGCGCGCAACACCGAAGAGCTTTACGCGATGAAGAACATCGATGCGGTCATCATCGCCACCGCCGACTTTCAACACGCCGTCCATTGCATGGAAGCGGTGCGCGCCGGCAAAGATGTTTACGTCGAAAAGCCTTTCGCCAACACCATGACCGACGCGCGCAACGCGCTCAAGCTGGTGACCGGCTCAAAACAGATCGTCCAGGTCGGCACGCAGCGGCGCTCGACGCCAAGCTACATGCGCGCCAACGACTTCATCCGCTCCGGCAAGTTCGGCGATATCGTCATGGCCGAGATGACCTGGAACGTCAACCAGCCGGGGCGCTGGCGCAGACCGCAGCTTGTGCCGATGCTCAAAGAGCAGGACACCGACTGGAAGCGCTTCCTCATCAACCGCCCGTCCGAGGCGTTCGATGCGCGCAAGTATCTTGAGTTCCGCTTGTTCTGGCCTTACTCCTCAGGGATACCCGATCAGTGGATGGTTCACCAGATTGACACGGTTCACTGGTTCACAGGCTACAATCACCCGACCAGCGTGGTCGCCAACGGCGGCATCTACCTGTGGCGCGATGGGCGCAAGAACTTCGACACGATGACGGCGGTCTTCGATTACGGCGACGCGGCCCGTGGCGGCAAAGGCTTTCAGGTCACCTACTCGTCGCGGCAGACCAACAGCGCCGGCGGCACGAAAGAGATTTACTTCTCGAACGGCGGCAGCCTGAACCTCGACACCAACAAGGTCGGCCCTGAAGGCGGTCTTGAAGAAGGCTATGCCAAGGCGATGGGCAAAGAGGCGTATCAACTGCCGAAGATGTCGCTTGTGGATAGCACGGAGAAGGCCGAGACCGGCGCCAACACGGGCGTCGATACGGCGACGCTCGCGCACATGCGCAACTGGATGGAGTGCATCCGCTCGCGCAAGCAGCCGAACGCCGACATCCATGCGGCTTACAATCACTCGGTGGCGCTCTGCATGACGATTGCGGCCTTGCAGACCGGCAAGCGCGTGACCTTCGATGAAGCGAAGCAAGAGATAGTGACGAACTAG